The following proteins come from a genomic window of Actinopolyspora saharensis:
- a CDS encoding carbohydrate ABC transporter permease, whose translation MTRSLSGGARSGARAVLGRTSSGRMPRFGGAAVLLCAPFALLLLGTVLAPVAYALYLSLFTERLSGLGFSGPSRAFVALGNYAEVVTDPDFLRGVGNVALYAVIQVPLMLGGALVVALLIDSAVARLKQVWLLAVFLPYAVPGVIAGLIWGYLYSPGIGPVSAIAPIDPLGASGILPSVVNIATWQWMGYNMIIFYTALQTVPRELLEAARVDGAGPIRTAVSVKLPSIRPTLFVGLVFTIIGALQLFTEPLVLQSFTGAVTSTWTPSLYVYDSAFVAGDYGRAAAASVLLGLVSAVLSAVVMRFSARRSR comes from the coding sequence ATGACGCGGAGTCTCTCCGGTGGTGCGCGTTCCGGCGCCCGCGCCGTGCTCGGCAGGACCTCGTCGGGGCGGATGCCGCGTTTCGGTGGCGCGGCGGTGCTGCTGTGCGCGCCCTTCGCCCTGCTGCTGTTGGGCACGGTGCTGGCCCCGGTGGCCTACGCGCTGTACCTGAGCCTGTTCACCGAGCGGTTGAGCGGGTTGGGCTTCTCGGGGCCGAGTCGTGCTTTCGTCGCCCTGGGCAACTACGCCGAGGTGGTCACCGATCCCGATTTCCTGCGCGGTGTCGGCAACGTCGCGCTCTACGCCGTGATTCAGGTGCCGCTGATGCTGGGTGGTGCGCTGGTCGTGGCGCTGCTGATCGATTCCGCGGTGGCGCGGTTGAAGCAGGTCTGGTTGCTGGCGGTGTTTCTGCCCTACGCGGTTCCCGGGGTGATCGCCGGGCTGATCTGGGGCTATCTCTACAGCCCCGGCATCGGCCCGGTCAGCGCCATCGCTCCGATCGACCCGCTGGGGGCCAGCGGCATCCTGCCGTCGGTGGTCAACATCGCCACCTGGCAGTGGATGGGCTACAACATGATCATTTTCTACACCGCGTTGCAGACGGTGCCCCGCGAGCTGCTGGAAGCGGCCCGGGTGGACGGTGCGGGGCCGATACGCACCGCCGTGTCGGTCAAGCTGCCCTCGATCAGACCCACCCTGTTCGTGGGGCTGGTGTTCACCATCATCGGCGCGTTGCAGCTGTTCACCGAACCGCTCGTGCTGCAGAGCTTCACCGGGGCGGTGACCAGCACCTGGACGCCCAGTCTCTACGTCTACGACTCGGCCTTCGTCGCCGGTGACTACGGCCGGGCGGCGGCCGCCTCCGTGCTGCTGGGCCTGGTCTCGGCGGTGCTGTCGGCCGTGGTGATGCGGTTCTCGGCTCGGAGGTCACGATGA
- a CDS encoding ABC transporter substrate-binding protein, translating into MGEARGGEPRSGGRPATVSRRTLLRTVGAAGAGAVLAGGLSGCSSRTAASGATRVTMWSWLTGMDRYVEAFNAAQSEVFVELNVLAGGLSGGYAQQTNAIRAHNAPDIMHVEYQGLPQVLTTGGLREITEDVSDLGADYSSAAWRSVRPDGRTWAVPFDVAPMVLYYRKDLFDAHGLAVPSDWEQFRTTAEEVRRIDPRARLTTFPLNDGSFFAGMAWQARDPWWRIRGSSWQVDIAGAGTLRTARYWQELIDADLVRSHGTGTQDWIAAMHEGRLWSLLGAAWSAGTLNKSIPQDSGRWAVTTLPTWDGVPSTGMQGGSAFAVSADSEVPEAALTFLRWLSTAPEVPEIAASFTTLLPAYVPNRAVARESYDGGYFLGEPIYDVLDEAVRRVSDWTWGPTALGLFSTLENRFSPVTTGGRTLPEAIERVQRDAVRSMRGSGLSVIEGSAT; encoded by the coding sequence ATGGGCGAAGCGAGAGGTGGCGAGCCCCGTTCCGGTGGACGGCCGGCGACCGTCTCCCGCCGCACGCTGCTGCGCACGGTGGGTGCGGCTGGTGCGGGAGCGGTGTTGGCCGGTGGTCTGTCCGGGTGCTCCTCGCGCACGGCAGCTTCCGGAGCCACCAGGGTCACGATGTGGTCCTGGTTGACGGGCATGGATCGGTACGTGGAGGCCTTCAACGCGGCGCAGAGCGAGGTCTTCGTCGAGCTGAACGTGCTCGCGGGCGGACTGTCCGGTGGTTACGCCCAGCAGACCAACGCCATCCGCGCGCACAACGCGCCGGACATCATGCACGTCGAGTACCAGGGGCTTCCGCAGGTGCTGACCACCGGTGGGCTGCGCGAGATCACCGAGGACGTGTCCGATCTCGGCGCGGACTACTCCTCCGCGGCGTGGCGGTCGGTCCGGCCGGACGGGCGGACCTGGGCGGTGCCCTTCGACGTGGCCCCGATGGTGCTGTACTACCGCAAGGACCTGTTCGACGCCCACGGGCTCGCCGTGCCGAGCGACTGGGAGCAGTTCCGCACCACCGCCGAGGAGGTGCGGCGGATCGATCCGCGTGCCCGGTTGACCACGTTCCCGCTCAACGACGGGTCGTTCTTCGCCGGGATGGCCTGGCAGGCCCGCGACCCGTGGTGGCGGATCCGCGGGAGCAGCTGGCAGGTCGACATCGCCGGTGCGGGCACCCTGCGCACTGCGCGCTACTGGCAGGAGCTGATCGACGCGGACCTGGTGCGCAGCCACGGCACCGGCACCCAGGACTGGATCGCGGCGATGCACGAGGGCAGGTTGTGGAGCCTGCTGGGCGCGGCGTGGAGCGCCGGGACGTTGAACAAGTCCATCCCGCAGGACTCGGGGCGGTGGGCGGTGACGACCTTGCCGACCTGGGACGGGGTGCCCTCGACCGGGATGCAGGGCGGCAGCGCCTTCGCGGTCTCGGCCGACAGCGAGGTGCCCGAGGCGGCGTTGACCTTCCTGCGCTGGCTCAGCACCGCTCCCGAGGTGCCGGAGATCGCCGCCTCGTTCACCACGCTGCTGCCCGCCTACGTGCCCAACCGCGCGGTGGCCCGGGAGAGCTACGACGGCGGCTACTTCCTCGGCGAGCCCATCTACGACGTGCTCGACGAGGCGGTGCGGCGGGTGTCCGACTGGACCTGGGGGCCGACGGCGCTCGGGCTCTTCTCGACTCTGGAGAACCGGTTCAGCCCGGTGACCACCGGGGGACGCACGCTGCCGGAGGCGATCGAGCGGGTCCAGCGCGATGCGGTGCGGTCCATGCGCGGTTCGGGGTTGTCGGTCATCGAGGGGAGTGCGACATGA
- a CDS encoding hydroxyacid dehydrogenase, translating into MSSERPEALLVMDRKTLLAQFGEREMARLRELAALGDPVSSAELSSAGVRRRLAEVEVLITSWGCPPLDAEVMAAAPELRAVLHAAGSVRGHVGEEVFDRQVLVTTAADVNAEPVARYTLAAVLWSGKKVPFLFGRSDSWDGDRQVRMRDEQTVVVVGFSRVGRRVVELLREFDSYRVLVVDPVAEPAEITAAGAVPATLEQALPQADVLSLHAPLLPRTRGLIGESELEELPPGAVLINTARGGLVDTAALERACRTRELYAVLDVTDPEPLPADSALHGLSNVVLTPHVAGSLGEETRRMSAAALEELERYVAGRPPRAPVTRRSLEVQA; encoded by the coding sequence ATGAGTTCGGAGCGCCCGGAAGCGCTGCTGGTGATGGACCGGAAAACCCTGCTCGCCCAGTTCGGTGAGCGGGAGATGGCGCGCTTGCGTGAACTGGCGGCGCTGGGTGATCCCGTCAGCAGCGCGGAACTGAGCTCGGCCGGGGTGCGCCGGCGGTTGGCCGAGGTGGAGGTGCTGATCACCTCCTGGGGATGTCCCCCGCTGGACGCGGAGGTCATGGCCGCGGCTCCCGAGCTGCGGGCGGTGCTGCACGCGGCGGGCAGTGTGCGCGGGCACGTCGGCGAGGAGGTCTTCGACCGGCAGGTGCTGGTCACCACCGCCGCCGATGTCAACGCGGAGCCGGTGGCGCGCTACACCCTGGCCGCGGTCCTCTGGTCGGGCAAGAAGGTGCCGTTCCTGTTCGGCCGGTCGGACTCCTGGGACGGTGATCGGCAGGTGCGCATGCGCGACGAGCAGACCGTCGTGGTGGTGGGGTTCTCGCGGGTCGGCCGGCGCGTGGTCGAGCTGCTGCGGGAGTTCGACTCGTACCGGGTGCTGGTGGTCGATCCCGTGGCCGAGCCGGCGGAGATCACCGCGGCCGGGGCGGTGCCGGCCACGTTGGAGCAGGCGCTGCCGCAGGCCGACGTGCTGAGCCTGCACGCGCCGCTGCTGCCGCGAACCCGGGGGTTGATCGGCGAGTCCGAGTTGGAGGAGCTGCCGCCCGGTGCCGTGCTGATCAACACCGCCCGGGGCGGGCTGGTGGACACCGCCGCTCTGGAGCGGGCCTGCCGGACGCGGGAGCTCTACGCCGTCCTCGACGTCACCGACCCGGAGCCGCTGCCCGCCGACTCCGCGTTGCACGGGTTGTCCAACGTGGTGCTGACCCCGCACGTGGCCGGTTCCCTCGGCGAGGAGACCCGGCGCATGAGCGCGGCGGCCCTGGAGGAGCTGGAGCGCTACGTGGCGGGGCGGCCGCCCAGGGCCCCCGTGACGCGGCGGAGTCTGGAGGTGCAGGCGTGA
- a CDS encoding ABC transporter permease subunit — translation MLGIAALYSLLPLVWLVTSSTKSLGDFSTTSALEFADWNLPANLQALFSEADGVFVAWARNSVLYAGVGAVLGALICTACGYAVAKLDFPGRRTLFAVTLTGVLVPTTALALPLYLMASELRLVDTFWAVFLPLLTNPFGVYLARVYAEAAVPDEVLEAARIDGSGELKTFFRVALPMMRPGFVTIILFQFVQIWNNFFLPLVMLTDPRLFPLSLGLYQWSTRVSQFPQYNPLVVTGSLLAVFPIIVAFLVLQRQWRSGLTAGSVK, via the coding sequence ATGTTGGGCATCGCCGCGCTGTACAGCCTGCTGCCCCTGGTGTGGCTGGTGACCTCCTCGACGAAGTCGCTCGGGGACTTCTCCACGACCTCGGCACTCGAATTCGCCGACTGGAATCTTCCCGCGAACCTGCAGGCCCTGTTCTCCGAGGCCGACGGGGTGTTCGTGGCCTGGGCGCGCAATTCCGTGCTGTACGCCGGGGTCGGTGCCGTGCTCGGGGCGTTGATCTGCACCGCGTGCGGCTACGCGGTGGCCAAGTTGGACTTTCCGGGGCGGCGCACGCTGTTCGCGGTGACCCTGACCGGGGTGCTGGTGCCGACCACGGCCCTGGCGCTGCCGCTGTACCTGATGGCCTCCGAGCTGCGGCTGGTCGACACGTTCTGGGCGGTGTTCCTGCCGTTGCTGACCAATCCGTTCGGGGTGTACCTGGCGCGGGTCTACGCCGAGGCGGCGGTGCCGGACGAGGTGCTCGAGGCCGCGCGCATCGACGGTTCGGGAGAGCTGAAGACGTTCTTCAGGGTGGCGCTGCCCATGATGCGTCCCGGGTTCGTGACCATCATCCTCTTCCAGTTCGTCCAGATCTGGAACAACTTCTTCCTGCCGCTGGTGATGTTGACCGATCCGAGGCTGTTTCCGCTCAGCCTGGGGCTGTACCAGTGGAGCACGCGCGTCTCGCAGTTCCCGCAGTACAACCCCCTGGTGGTTACGGGGTCGCTGCTGGCCGTGTTCCCGATCATCGTTGCGTTCTTGGTGCTGCAACGACAATGGCGGTCCGGTTTGACCGCGGGGAGTGTGAAATGA